A genomic region of Hypomesus transpacificus isolate Combined female chromosome 19, fHypTra1, whole genome shotgun sequence contains the following coding sequences:
- the LOC124481903 gene encoding transmembrane protein 138-like isoform X3: MLQTNNYSLVLLIQLSLLTFDLFVNSFSELLRAAPVVQLVLFIIQDISILFNLIIILLMLFNTYVFQVGLVSLLLERFRALLLLSALYLTFSISLHSWIVNLRWLNSNRYVWTDGLQVLFVFQRTASVLYYYFYKRTTEYLGDPRLYEDSPWLREAFARARQ, encoded by the exons ATGCTACAGACCAACAACTACTCCCTAGTACTGCTGATCCAGCTGAGCCTGCTCACCTTCGACCTGTTTGTCAACTCCTTTAGCGAGCTGCTGAGGGCAGCGCCTGTTGTCCAGCTCGTGCTCTTCAT TATCCAGGACATCTCCATCCTTTTCAACCTAATCATCATTCTATTGATGCTGTTCAACACCTACGTATTCCAAGTCGGGCTTGTGTCTCTTCTTTTGGAGCGATTCAGAGCTTTGCTGTTGCTGTCGGCCCTCTATCTAACCTTCAGTATCTCATTACACTCCTGGATCGTG AACCTTCGCTGGCTGAATTCAAACCGCTATGTGTGGACTGATGGTCTCCAAGTGCTGTTTGTGTTCCAAAGAACAG CTTCTGTGTTGTACTATTACTTCTACAAGCGCACTACAGAGTACCTGGGAGATCCTCGCCTTTATGAGGACTCGCCCTGGCTGCGAGAGGCCTTTGCCAGGGCCCGCCAGTGA
- the ddb1 gene encoding DNA damage-binding protein 1 gives MSYNYVVTAQKPTAVNACITGHFTSAEDLNLLIAKNTRLEIYVVTAEGLRPVKEVGMYGKISVMELFRPKGESKDLLFILTAKYNACILEYKQNGESIDIITRAHGNVQDRIGRPSETGIIGIVDPECRMIGLRLYDGLFKVIPLDRENRELKAFNIRLEELQVIDVHFLYGCQAPTVCFIYQDPQGRHVKTYEVSLREKEFNKGPWKQENVEAEASMVIPVPEPFGGAIIIGQESITYHNGDKYLAIAPPTIKQSTIVCHNRVDPNGSRYLLGDMEGRLFMLLLEKEELMDGAVVLKDLRVELLGETSIAECLTYLDNGVVFVGSRLGDSQLVKLNVDSNDQGSYVAVMETFTNLGPIVDMCVVDLERQGQGQLVTCSGAFKEGSLRIIRNGIGIHEHASIDLPGIKGLWPLRSEAGRETDDMLVLSFVGQTRVLMLSGEEVEETELPGFVDNQQTFYCGNVAHQQLIQITSGSVRLVMQDSKALASEWKEPQGRNISVAACNSSQVVLAVGRALYYLQILSGELKQISTTEMEHEVACLDITPLGEGGESPLCAVGLWTDISARVLKLPCFTALHKEMLGGEIIPRSILMTTFEGSYYLLCALGDGALFYFGLDLQTGVLSERKKVTLGTQPTVLRTFRSLSTSNVFACSDRPTVIYSSNHKLVFSNVNLKEVNYMCPLNSEGYPDSLALANNSTLTIGTIDEIQKLHIRTVPLYESPRRICYQEVSQCFGVLSSRVEMQDASGTTSAVRPSASTQALSSSVSSSKLFPSSTSPHETSFGEEVEVHSLLVVDQHTFEVLHAHQFLQSEYALSMVSCKLGRDPAVYFIVGTAMVYPEEAEPKQGRIIVFHYTDGKLQTVAEKEVKGAVYSMVEFNGKLLASINSTVRLYEWTAEKELRTECNHYNNIMALYLKTKGDFILVGDLMRSVLLLAYKPMEGNFEEIARDFNPNWMSAVEILDDDNFLGAENAFNLFVCQKDSAATTDEERQHLQEVGVFHLGEFVNVFSHGSLVLQNLGESSTPTQGSVLFGTVNGMIGLVTSLSEGWYSLLLDLQNRLNKVIKSVGKIEHSFWRSFHTERKTEHATGFIDGDLIESFLDLGRAKMQEVVSSLQIDDGSGMKREATVDEVIKIVEELTRIH, from the exons ATGTCTTACAACTACGTGGTTACAGCGCAGAAACCAACGGCTGTCAATGCCTGCATTACAG GCCACTTCACCTCTGCTGAAGACCTGAATCTGCTCATAGCGAAAAACACACGGTTGGAAATCTATGTTGTCACTGCAGAGGGGCTCAGGCCCGTTAAAGAGGTGGGCATGTATGGCAAGATTTCTGTCATGGAGCTCTTCAGGCCCAAG GGTGAAAGCAAGGATCTATTGTTCATTCTCACGGCTAAGTACAACGCCTGCATCCTGGAGTACAAACAGAATGGAGAGAGCATTGACATTATTACCCGTGCCCATGGCAATGTACAG GACCGCATTGGCCGCCCGTCGGAGACGGGCATCATTGGTATTGTGGACCCGGAGTGCCGCATGATCGGGCTGCGCCTGTACGACGGATTGTTCAAGGTGATCCCTTTGGACAGGGAGAATCGCGAGCTGAAGGCCTTCAACATCCgtctggaggagctgcaggtcaTCGACGTGCACTTCCTGTACGGTTGCCAGGCACCCACCGTCTGCTTCATTTAccag GATCCACAGGGGCGCCATGTGAAGACCTATGAAGTATCCCtaagagagaaggagtttaaTAAGGGGCCGTGGAAGCAGGAGAACGTTGAGGCCGAGGCCTCAATGGTCATCCCAG TCCCAGAGCCATTTGGCGGTGCTATTATCATTGGACAAGAATCCATCACTTACCACAATGGGGACAAGTACTTGGCCATTGCACCTCCTACCATCAAG CAAAGCACTATTGTGTGCCACAACCGCGTGGACCCTAATGGCTCTCGCTACCTGCTGGGGGACATGGAGGGCCGTCTGTTCATGCTGCttctggagaaggaggagctgaTGGACGGGGCCGTGGTGCTCAAGGACCTTCGTGTGGAGCTGCTCGGAGAG ACCTCCATTGCAGAGTGCCTGACCTATTTGGACAATGGTGTTGTATTTGTTGGCTCAAGACTTGGGGATTCCCAGCTGGTTAAA CTCAACGTGGACAGTAACGACCAGGGCTCATATGTGGCTGTGATGGAGACCTTCACTAACCTGGGTCCCATAGTGGACATGTGTGTCGTGGATCTGGAAAGGCAAGGCCAGGGTCAG TTGGTGACCTGCTCAGGGGCATTCAAAGAAGGATCCCTCAGGATCATCAGAAACGGAATTGGTATCCACGAGCACGCCAGCATCGACCTGCCCGGAATTAAAG GATTGTGGCCCCTGCGCtctgaggctgggagggagactgATGATATGCTGGTGCTGTCTTTCGTTGGACAAACTAG AGTGCTGATGCTCAGTGGGGAGGAGGTCGAAGAGACTGAGCTGCCTGGTTTTGTGGACAACCAGCAGACCTTCTACTGTGGCAACGTGGCGCACCAACAGCTCATCCAG ATCACGTCGGGCTCTGTACGCCTGGTGATGCAGGACAGCAAAGCCCTGGCCAGCGAGTGGAAGGAACCACAGGGCAGGAACATCAGCGTGGCGGCCTGTAACTCGTCCCAGGTGGTGCTGGCCGTGGGCCGTGCCCTCTACTACCTCCAGATCCTCTCTGGGGAGCTCAAACAGATCAG CACCACAGAGATGGAACATGAGGTGGCCTGCCTGGACATCACgcccctgggggagggaggggagtcgCCCCTCTGCGCCGTGGGCCTGTGGACAGACATCTCCGCCAGGGTCCTAAAGCTTCCCTGCTTCACTGCCCTGCACAAGGAAATgctggggggag agatCATCCCTCGCTCCATCCTGATGACCACGTTCGAGGGCAGCTACTACCTGCTGTGTGCCCTGGGCGACGGAGCTCTCTTCTACTTCGGCCTGGATCTGCAGACAG GTGTCCTAAGCGAGCGTAAGAAAGTGACCCTGGGCACCCAGCCCACAGTGCTGCGCACCTTCcggtctctctccacctccaatGTGTTCGCCTGCTCCGACCGGCCCACCGTCATCTACTCCAGCAACCACAAGCTGGTCTTTTCCAACGTCAACCTCAAGGAGGTCAACTACATGTGTCCGCTGAACTCGGAGGGCTACCCTGACAG TCTGGCACTTGCCAACAACAGCACTCTAACCATCGGCACCATCGACGAGATTCAGAAGCTCCACATTCGCACTGTCCCCCTCTACGAGTCTCCCAG GAGGATCTGCTATCAGGAGGTGTCACAGTGTTTTGGGGTGCTGTCTAGCCGAGTTGAAATGCAGGACGCCAGTGGAACCACCTCGGCCGTTCGCCCCAGTGCGAGCACTCAG GCCCTGTCCAGCAGTGTGAGCTCCAGCAAGCTGTTTCCAAGCAGCACCTCCCCCCATGAAACATCCTTTGGAGAGGAAGTAGAGGTTCACAGCCTCCTCGTGGTTGACCAGCACACCTTTGAAG TCCTCCATGCCCACCAGTTCCTCCAGAGTGAGTATGCCCTCAGCATGGTCTCATGCAAACTTGGCAGAGACCCGGCGGTCTACTTCATCGTTGGCACTGCCATGGTGTACCCGGAGGAGGCGGAGCCCAAGCAGGGCCGGATCATCGTCTTCCACTACACTGACG GTAAGCTGCAGACAGTCGCAGAGAAAGAGGTGAAAGGAGCGGTTTACTCTATGGTGGAGTTCAATGGCAAACTGCTGGCAAGCATTAACAGCACA GTGCGTCTGTATGAGTGGACGGCAGAGAAGGAGCTGCGCACCGAGTGCAACCACTACAACAACATCATGGCCCTGTACCTGAAGACTAAAGGAGACTTCATCCTGGTGGGAGACCTGATGAGGTCTGTGCTACTGCTGGCTTATAAGCCCATGGAGGGCAACTttgaggag ATAGCACGTGATTTCAATCCCAACTGGATGAGCGCCGTCGAGATCCTGGATGATGACAATTTCCTGGGGGCAGAAAACGCCTTtaacttgtttgtgtgtcagaaggACAG CGCTGCCACCACAGACGAGGAGCGCCAGCACCTGCAGGAAGTGGGCGTGTTTCACCTGGGCGAGTTTGTCAATGTCTTCTCCCACGGCTCGCTAGTGCTGCAGAACCTCGGCGAgagctccacccccacccagggCTCTGTGCTCTTTGGCACAGTCAATGGCATGATCG GTCTGGTAACCTCCCTGTCAGAGGGTTGGTACAGCCTCCTCCTGGACCTGCAGAACCGCCTTAACAAGGTCATCAAGAGCGTGGGCAAGATCGAGCACAGCTT CTGGAGGTCATTCCACACAGAGCGCAAGACTGAGCATGCTACGGGTTTCATCGACGGTGATCTGATTGAGAGCTTCCTTGACTTGGGCCGAGCTAAGATGCAAGAGGTGGTCAGCAGTCTACAG ATTGATGATGGCAGTGGCATGAAGAGAGAGGCGACAGTGGATGAAGTCATCAAGATCGTGGAAGAGCTGACGAGGATTCACTAG